The Theobroma cacao cultivar B97-61/B2 chromosome 2, Criollo_cocoa_genome_V2, whole genome shotgun sequence genome includes the window TTACTTATGCTATATTCTATTGTGATTTACACTAAAGATGAGGAATGTCGGAAACCAGCTTTGCTTCTTTTGTTTCCTCAAGAATAGAATTTTCTTTCCATCTTTAATACTCTTCCAGGGGACTTGCATGATCCACTTTGTGTTCcatttatatgtatacatTGCTTCCTGTTCAGGaagtgctttttttttttaaagttggTGTTTTATTGATAGAAGAGCTAGAATGCCATGTTGAGTCTTGAACTTTATATAGTAAAAGCCTCCTTTTGGCATAGAAGCTAACATACAGTACTGGAACTGTGACTACAACCCAATCGAAGCAACTCAAAACTAGATGGTATCATCCTCGGAACAAAAGTAGCAGCCCCTAAGCAAAAAAGTTTAAGCTGTACACTAAGAAGCAGTCGAAACAATCCCTATCCAAAAAACAGTAAAACCGAAAGTAAAAAAACATCCATATCCTTATCAGGATCCAAGTAAACACCTGTCATCCTTAGCAGTTGGCACACAGAAAACACCAAAAACTTGGATAGAGGCACAAGCGTTGGCCTTCTTAATCAGTTGACCCTCCAGATTTTTCATGAAGCTCTCATTACAAGAGGAAAATCCCCTGCTGCCCTTACATTCTCATCAAAGACTGGATTCATCCCTTTTGATCAAAGAAAAGATAGAGCCGAGCAACCATTTGAGAAGAACTGGACGAGGGATGAAGTGACCCCTTCAAAATGGCAATCAGCACCAACCCACTTTCCTGGGACAGAAGCAAAACGAAACCAGGAGCGTCACTACCTAGATCAGCAAAAGCAGAAGCGAGACCCACCGAAATCCAACTTCTGACCAGGTTTTCTCCAGCATCAGTGACGAGGAAGAGCTTGATCGTTTGTCCAATTTTTCCGTTCCTTCATCCTGCTAGGGCCACAGGTTGAGGTCAAAAGTAGTGGCTCAATCTGCTTTGTCAGCATCGTGCCTGATCTTGGTGACAATTTGCTGTGTATAGATATCAGCAGCGACAATAATGACATTTACAAGTGAGTTTTATTGTATCATTTCTTAAATGTTaaactaattttaaaaattgaattgtATTCATTTCTGACAATCTTGAATATTTAGTGGTAACAATGGGGTGCATGATTTTGTATCAAAGTCTTTAGCCTAAGTGTAGGCAGAAGACTTGTTTCCAGCCTTAGGACCTGAGTACAGTCAAAACCCCATCGCTACCCTTTCAGTTCCTTCTCTACTCCACTGTGACCACCTTGGATCGCATTTGTGATTAAGCCGTAATCCCTCCAGACTTGTTCTCACCCCCATGCGTTCAGCCACTTGCGAGCAGGTATTAACCAGAGCCCCGGTATGTGTGTGGGCACCAGGTACTGTCCGGAACCCACCATTTATCCTGTAACCTTTGCTTGATTCCGTTGTGACGCTTGTCTGTTCATGTGTTTCCCTTCCCCTGCCTATCTAAGGAAGATTCAATCTTTCAATTCCCAGCCCTGTTCACGGTAAAATATAGAAGAGTCGGACCTCCATCAGCTGGAACAGGGCAGGGAATTGAAAGATTGAATCTTCCTTAGATAGGTCTGGGAATTGAATGATTCAATCTTCCTTAGATAGTCATTCAATCTTTCAGTTCCCCGTTCTTAGAGTCCTCCTTTAACCCCATTAAGTCATGTGCCAATTCACTGCTGCTAAGAGGCTGTTCCTTCCCTCGGGCTTCCTTGATCTATGCGGTATCCAGCATCATTCCAGCTTGGTGAAAAGCACTTGCTGCCGTTTATTTCGGTTTGCCACCTGTAAATATAGCTCCACAGCCAGAAAAAATACATGtctcgattttttttttctgtcaTTTCTCCTTTTCAATAGAAACCTCCTAGGGAAACTTTGTTCGGAGTCATTGGATCTATGGACTCTAGCCACcggttggttctgtttcttaTCAACGATCATGCACCTTTTCTCATGAAATTCCAGATCATAGTCTTTTTGAATAAGCTGTCCAACACTCAAGAGATTTCGAGACAATGAAGCGACATAAAGGGTgtgaaagaaaaccaaaagagTTTATAAATTCAGTGAGTtatctcattaaaaaaaaacagtgaGTTAATGAAAGCCAACACACGTGAGATAGGAGAAGAATTTCATGAAGCCATGCAAAAACCACACACCTTTTCATTAAccaattatataaatatatatatttataagagagagaaagttataaaatattaaatgatgGAAAATAATTGATCACTTGTTCAGAACACTAATAACGTATCACCTAGTGGCCTACAAAGCCAACTACCCAGTAAGAAACATTACGTATACTAAAAAACTGATAAAAAAACTGACacttataaaataaaatagcaaAAACTTAAATGAATCACGTGGTCGAGGCACGTGATCTCTTCTTCCTCATGCTGCAACAGCTCTTTCTCATCACTAACTTCAGAAATATGTTCTTCTGATCTTCAAGTCGAGGCTCACTCTTCAACAAAGGGCATCTTTGATAAGCTTTGCTTACTTTTTTTGGTTTGGACAAGAATATCTGCTTTACTTCCCATCTCCAAGTTTCACTTTCGACTTGTCTTTCTCATCCATGGAGACAAAATTCTCCTTGGTTCTAGTCATATGATTCCTGAAACCACTAGCAACATACAGACCCCTTCTTCTTTTGAAGGCTTCAAACATAGAAAGTTTGTTCTGAATTGCCTTCCATATTTTCTGAAAAGTGCAGAAAAttaggaaaagaagaaaaaaaaagcctaATAAGCCTAATAGCTTAATTGTTTCATTATTAAGGttattatgtaaagaaaaatgCAGGAAAAAGCCTTCATCTACGACTTCCCAAAGATCTTGGGAAACGAAGAAAGTCTTCATTTGGTTATGAGCAATGCAATGCAATGGTTGGACTAccttttcctttccctttccatttttttcaagaaaaataaaatttctcccctactttaaaattttaattctttcctttattattGGGAACTTGAAAAATTCACGCATGCTAAATGAATTTCTGATCAAGAACATTGAttatataaaacatttttttttatgattggAGTTTAACCATTGGTTACTCCTGTTAATGAATTATTccaactttcaaaaaaaatatatataaaacattttttaagtTTCAGTTGCTCTCTCTCACATCTTCGTGGAGATCAAGAATCGGCGTTGAAGAGAATATGTTCAGAAATCACAACAAAATTTTGGAGTGAATGGGAGCTCCGTTTGATGGTTGTATTCAGCCTTATCCTCTAGCTTGTACTCGTCATGTCTGGGGATCTTCGACGAAAATACATAGGGAAAGCATTGCCTTATGTTGCAATGATGGTATGGTTAGTGTATTTGTTGGCAGATTGGATGGCAACGCTTGTGCTGAGCAACCTTCATAGGGGCGACGTTAAGCTGAAAAATGAACTTATTGCATTTTGGACGCCCTTCCTTTTGTGGCATCTTGGCAGCCCTCATAACATTACAGCTTATTCTTTAGAAGACAATGAGATTTGGCACCGACACTTTCTTGGCATGGTCTTCCAAGTGTTAGAAGCAGTATATATCTACGTCAGGTTTCGATCAGACACCGACCTCAATCTTATGGCTGTTCCAATATTCCTTGCTGGAGTTTGGAAGTTCGGAGAAAGGATATGGGCTCTCAGATCTGCAAGCGACAAGCAGCTCATGAATTCCTCGGCTCAAAGAGAACAGGCTAGTCCAGAGGAAAACAATATTATCAGATTTAGGCTGTTTGAGTCTAAAATAAACGATTGTTTCGAACGCAAAGGAAATGTTTCCGAGCTCAAGTTGCTCCGCGAAGCTTATTCACCGTTCCTTATTTTCAAGCCTCTCTTCCTTGGCCTCTCAGTTGAGCTTTCAGCAAAATTTTATGATGACATGTTCTTCATCAATTCTAAATCTGCGGTAGAGGCCTTCAAATTGGTAGGGACTGAACTGAAATACCTTTACTACTTGTTTTTCACCAAGGTGCCCCTTCATCACAATCATCAAAAGGTGAGTTCAAGTCTTCGTGCCTTGTGCTTTCTGTCTGCTGTGTCGTCACTGATCGCTTTCTCAACAATCGTGGATAAGAGTGTGCAttcaaaagtcgatattgtgaTTACGTATTTGCTGTTGCTGGGAGCTATTTCTCTCGACGCATATTCATTTATAATGCACCTCCTCTCTATATGGTCAATGATCTGGTTGCCCGTTCCTAAAAACACGGTGCAAAAAATGTACTCCAAGGTTGTTGCTTCCAGGTGGCAGTTAGTTGAAGCCAAGATGGCAATCAAATCAGTGGCACAACatgatataatatattattacgTCGAGGCCAACGCTATCAAGTTATATGATGCTGTAAGGATTATTGACACTGGTAATCATTTACAGAAGGCTTGGCATACCAAGTGGAAGCCTGTTGATTGTGAATTGAAGCAATTCATCTATGATCATCTGAAAAAGGAACGTGGGAAGTTGGACGAGAAAGATTTCGGACCTGAAGATCTCAAAAAGTTATTAAATGCACCTTTTTTCGAGGACTTGGAAGAGGACACAACTGATTTTTCGTTACGCATTATTCGTTGGCATTTGGCTACAGAGCTTGTTTACTACGATGATCTTAACAAATTTCGAAGAGGTAAACTCGGTTCATTCTGCCTAATTGCCAAGTCTTTGTCTGATTACATGATGTACCTCGTAGTCGTTCGTCTATTGATGCTGCCTAAAGGGTTCAGTGAAGCGATCAACAATGAAAACTACCGCCAagccaaaaatctttttccGGAGGATATGACAACAAACATGAGAAAAATAGAAGTCAGGAAGAGATTTACATCATCGGTGCTTGGGCGCCAAAGTTCTCCCACTAAAAGTAATAGATTCGATTTGATAAACGGTGGGAGTAGTTTTGCAGAAAAATTGCAAAGTGTTGTCGCACAGGAGCGCTGGGAtcatgaagagaaatgggaaATGATTAGCAAGGTGTGGTTGGGGATGATGCTTTATGCTGCTAGTCTTTGTTCTTGGAAAGAGCATGCTCAACAATTGAGGCACGGTGGAGAGCTGCTTACTCATGTCGCCCTCCTTATGGCGCATCTTGGTTTGACCACTCAGATCCGCAAAAGTAAATCACTTGATTATGAGGATGAGCTCAATCCAGCATTCCCACCACTTTTTAGGTAGCCCAGAATTGTTGATGACcctgattttatttatttatttgtttaattattcTTCCACATGAATGAGTCTCTAAAGTgggatttcaaaatttcatatgTCATAGGTACTATTTTTCCAATAAGATgtttgtaaataaaataaaaaataaagcaagCCAAGACGATTTCTATCTTGTATGATCTTGGGTCTTCACATTACCAGGCTTTTGTCCTTGTTAACAGTTGTGTGGCAGCAAAATGCAGGCTGCACCCACTTTATTTAAATCCTTTCAAATGATTTGGGCCCTGAGCTTCTAACTTTTTGCCCCCATAACTAGAAAAAAGTGCTTTGGGCCTATGCAGATTCAAGATTCAATATCTTATCATGGAGTcacataaaaattatattaaataatttcataacCTATagggataaaattttaatgattgCAATTAATTAGTATGCAATatgaagtaaattttttttgtgtgtgatCTTGATATTCTTGACCCTGCttattttttccatttgcTTTGGGGTAATTCAAATTGAGAAAATCAGTATATGATATTGAAAAACATCAAGTTAATGCTATTATATCTTGTAATTGATCaagagttctttttttttttctttttgatgagAAAACCGTTTCATTTAGCAAATTTTAATAACATCCGAATCAAGTAAAGGGTTAAAAGAAGCAACATTATCCTTGACTCACATTCTTTCATCAGACAATAATAAATCGTttgtatttaaaaaaagaattaattaagaaaattaataaacagAAAAGTTGAAAATCGATCCACATTGTTCATTCTGAAAAAATATTCAAAGTAATCATTGTTTGCTACCATACCAAATAtgcaaaataagaaaaagaagggaaaaaaaaggagCATTTTATTGTGGTAGAgtagggaaaaaaaatatgttggACATCTTCAAGGACAAACCTAGAAAATAACAatgtgaaagaaaaaactttatattcgtttttttatatatcttctaaattatttaaatccACTATATGTTGAAAGAACCAAATCATATGTGTATTCACACAAGATCATTTGGCAAAGTAAGACCCTCTCATCTCCAAATCCCATCATCCCTAGGAGAGCAATCTTCTTTTGCAATGTCACTGATTTGAAATCCAGTTTTCCAGTCAGCTGGAAGCACATTTTTTGCCCAAATCCACTCGCCATCAAATCCAGATGTCACCACAAATCTAATTTGTAGGGCACCAGTTGGAACTCTGCTTGTGTCCCATACCGCCCCATAGTTCCTGTTCATGAAATTCCAGTTTGAGGAACCAGCCTGGAATGATGCATAGCGAAATCAGAACAACATCAGTGTAATGAATACAAGCAAATTGGTTTAGCTGTAATTTAAGTTTAGCACTCTTTGAGTCCTTTATCTTAGCTGACCTGAGCTACCTCCATGGCTACTAACTCTGTCTGGCCACCCTGGTACAGTAAATTTAATTGCCaagtaatttgatttttggcTTGATTCTTCAAACTCTAAGGGTGTGTTTGGTATAAAAGATGTAAAGTCACATTACTTATAATGTGCTCAATTAAATTATGTTGCAATgattgttttataattgaCCACTGTAATGTAAGAttgcaatgcaatcacattacaacAAATGGatataatgtgattgcagTACAAAActaatgcaatcacattacattgtaCTCTGTAATGTCTTTAAGGACATTTTTACTCatcatcttttaaaaaaattactcatAATCCGTTGGGTATTTTGTTGCCAATTTGCTATTGGTTATAAGAGAGGAAGCTATCACATTaatgtatacatataaaatgtattaagaaataaaaataaaatattatcttctgaagaaaaaatttaaaataaaatatgcaatataagaaattatattaaaaataaaaataaaatatatacttgtaataagaaatgaaaaataaaatatatttaattaaaaatatatttaaaaaatatataaaaattaacaataaaaaaatacatgttaaacttgtattttaatatataagggtagttttgaaaattaacattacataTCCTGTAAAGTACTTGTAAAACAAACATTGCAATATTATCTTCTCaacattttaatcattacATTACTTATATACCAAACACTACAATGTTATCTTctttgcaatcacattacattgtaaAGTACCAAATGCTACCTAACAACTAAGTTCTTATTTCTGTATTCACAAGGTAACTTGCTTCATAGAACTTGATCAACATTgtaataatgataatatagATGCTAATcaaagttaaataatatttattgaaCCAATCACCAAtcacaataatattttaatttatcaattaacTAAAAAAGAATTGGACTTATTTcattaagggaaaaaaaataccCCAGCATGGTAAATAGGAATATTGTGTAATGAAGAAATTGGAACGTTATAGCAATTAATGTGCTTAATGGGAAGCCCCATAATATTATAAGTTGGTCCACACCGAGGCTGACTTCTTTTATATGGTTGTTGTAGCAAAACCATGGGATGAGAAAACTTCaagaaaaaatatcataatcatTCGTCTCATTACTAGTACTACTATTTTGTTTGGTATAGTAATCTAATTAAATGTTTGATCTTTTATATACCACGTTGACAATTCGAAGTTCAAAATGTCTTGGCCCAAGCCCTGGTTAGCCATGGCCATGAAGGCCTGCTGCAAAGAACACAGTCCGATTTGTCAGAGACCCCATCAACACCAAATTTTGCCAAAGAATTAACGAAATAGTTGCCTTCCCAAAGAGTATGTCTAACTATAACATAGTTAATAGACTTTTCAAGCAATCAATTTCGTTGAAAGTACCCTTATAGATCCCAAGGTCTTGAGTTCACATTATACAAACCTAATTAAGGGTCACATTAGAGTCAGATTTAACAATCAACTATTtcaaatcaataaagaaaGAGGAAGCAAATAATTGCAGTGCATTCTCGATTACCATAAGCTCGGCATAATTAGAATCTTTGAGCACACCCTCGCATCCTGTTAGGTTTGATTTACCTCTCGCGAATTCATCAACATTGAAGTTAAAATCTCCTTCAAATGAAATATTCCATGAGACATTTAAACGGGAATGTGAAAGGGATCGCCTAATGATGGAGTTCCAAAAACTCCATTCCCCAACCCACGTCATAAACGGACTCCATGCCTTCACAATCCTGAATCCAAAAGATACAACGCATCCTAATAAGGAGAACTTTCACATCATCTTAAACCTTCACGTTAAATATGATTTCATTTCTGACAAGTCATATTGACTAGAAGGCTGCACCCATGATTGAATAAATTAGGCAATAGAGTTTGGGACTATCCAAGAAATGCCCCACCTACTGAGAGTATGATTCCAAACAATCCAGCTAAAGTGGCAAGTGAGCAACACATATGTTCAAGTTTCATCAACAAGACCACaccaacaacttaaaatattatctctcattatataattcaaaaaatatttatatacatgaaaaaaatgttatattcAAGTAATTTTTGCTACCAAGTTGTTGCTTAAGCTacaattttctatttattgtGCCCTTCCTAAAATCCCaaatgattttatgaaaactAAAAGGGCAAATCCGGTTATTTACAGAATTAAAATGGATTTGCATGCGTTTTGGATGAGTAATGTCAGACAccagcttttcttcttttgtttcccCAAGAATGGAATTTTACTTCTATCTTTATACTCTTCCAGGGGACTTGCATGATTTACATTGTGTTCCTTTTATATGCCTATAttgcttttcttcctttgtttccCCAAGAATGGAATTTTACTTCTATCTTTATACTCTTCCAGGGGACTTGCATGATTTACAATGTGTTCCTTTTATACGCATACATTTCTTCGAGTTCAGGAAATGCTTAGTCgtttttccaatttttataatttttataattactattatatagtttttattaattaaaaaaaaagaagctcCCATCGGGAGCACTAGAGCTCCCCtccctattttttttatttttttaaaaaatataataataattttttaaattaataaaaaataatattttagttttttcattatttctgTTAGCAGTGTTTGTACTCTTAAGGCGAAGTGTGtatttcaaaaactaatagattttcgtataatttttataaaaacttaagagagtcaagatattttattaaaaaaaatatattagacATCTTCAGGAGCAAACctagaaaataacaataagaaaaaaaactatatattcattttttttaatcttctaaattattcaaattcaCTATAGTTATGTGCATTCGCACAAGTTTGGCAAAGCAAGACCCTCTCCTATATAACTCCAATTTTCCAGTCAGCTGGAAGCACATTTTTTGCCCAAATCCACTTATCATTGAACTCAGATGTCACCACAAATCTAAATTGTAGGCAAGGCAGAGTTAGAGCATTTGTAAAGGGAAAATCCAACAGAAAGAGACATTAAACAATCAAAgagaattttatatataattcaattctcaCTCAtctaaaagattaaataaaattcacaaaccattgaacataaaaaaatgCATATAAACAGTAATGATTgtgtcatatatatatatatatatataactaaataGAACTATAAAAAAAgtctctttcactctcttgCATGTAAGagtggaaaagaaaacaaattttcaaactcaaatgaattatttttttattttgtgtgtTCTACACAAAATGAGTAGCTTTTTAAGCAAACCctccttttattttctatttacctcttaaattattaattaacacATTGGGTTATTAGGTTGAACTATTgagatataatatgttatgataGGCTATCGTGTTTGActgttaaaatataatatgttataatatgtttagatttatataaaaacttaGTGAGCTTAGGTTAGTAGactcacttttatttttttttttaaatttgatagacataacatattatattagaatattgggtaaaatatCCACAtttcttaagttttaatcaaaGTTCTAAGCGGACCTAgtagttttcaaaatgaacaCTCCgttctaaaaaaaatcttctgTTGCACACATATGTCGAACTGTTAGCCAATCGTTAGTGTTTCCCTTAGTTTAATAATGGGATAATATTGAAATGACAATTATAcccttcattaattttaaattactattatataaatttttattaattttcttattaatttaaaaaatatagaagAGCATTGATCAATGCTCCCCAAGAGAAGAGATCTTAggcttatttttttattttttttccaaaaatataataataattttttaaattaataaaaaaagatattttaatttttttataatctttGTTAATggtgtttatacttttggggtggaatgtttattttaaaaactaatgaacCCACTTgaaatttcgattaaaacttAAGGGTGTGGGGGTATTTTAcactaaaatatttatttgttagGCTTAACTAACAATATATTGACCATAATAactctaattttatcaaatcgtttaagaaataaaaataattattaaataaaaaaattattttgaggatcattaaaaatatatataataaataaaattatattgaaagaaatacagtcatttcattttatcaatttgtatatatattcttGTTACTTAAAGTTTACAACACATTGGttattctaaataaaaaatgatatattgatAAAATTCTAAGCAATAGTGCAacttataattgaaaattacataataatttactaatttttaaatattaaaatcgtaaaaaataaaatctacataacaaaaaaaacataacaagtataagataaaaatcacatatcacataataaaaaaaatatatgattgATTGTTCGTAgaatttgtgaaaaaaaatctataaagatttaaaacatataagtaatatagtagaaataaaaaattaaattaaaagaaaaaaaataaaaaaaaattaaaaattgagtaaGACATGTTGAatcattttgttattctttatttttattaataattcaataaaaaattatttttgagaGACCATTAAgagaatttataaaaaaaatttaaaaattttatatacaatatgaaaaaaattttaaaaattttgagaagcCATTGCCCCGTCCCTTAAGGGCACCAACCGCCCCATGGTTCCTGTTCATGAAATTCCAGTATGAAGAGCCAACCTGGAATGATACATAGCGATATGATCAGAACAACATCAGTGTAAAGAATACGAGAAAATTGTTTTGGCTATAATGTAAGTTTAGCACTCTTGGAGTCCTTTATAATTTGGGCTGACCTGAGCTACATCCATggcttctttttattttgagtttttcTTAATCACTAATACAAAATAATGAGAGAGATTAAAAAGTCTGCGTGGATCGTGTGTTGATATTGATCCATTTCTTTAATGCCAAGTTATGTACCTATTCTCCTTGGTACGGTTTCCCCAGAAGGTACaagctttctttttcctttttatattCTTATAAAATTCTTTACCTTCATTTGGAAGGCATGTGCCACGTTGTTCACGCACtccatttatatatataataacatATCGGCTCCCAAAGATCAGCAAAAACCTTCATCTTGTTTCCTTATTCTCTGCCAAGTTACATACGTATCCTCTCTGAGCTTGCATTCTCTAAGAGTCAAGTCATTTAGCACTAAAAATTGTGGGTGCTTCACAACTCAAAAGCTACCTATTCTGcttttcattacttttataTTATGAGTTGAACATTATATATTAATGCATGTATTGGGCTTCTTGCAGGCATATATTTTGTTGCTAGCAATACCAGCGATGCTTCTCACAAGTAATAATAAGTTCATTTCTGTTTGATTATTAGCTTTTGATGTATgcattttctttatatttatttttccgCTTTCCAAACTCTATTTTTTAGGGATAAAtgtaagttaattatataaaaaaaaaaactgttaCAAGGTAACAAGCTGATTATAATATATAgtacataaaatattatattggAGTCAACATATATATTAGAATGTGTGTTTGTCAAAAGAATAGACTATTCATGATCATGtggtagttttttttttttttttgccaaagagagagacagagctaaccaatttttgttgaagagatcaaagatgaaaaagaataaaagttaaaaatgtttaaaattaatatatgaaacttaatcattaataattaaaatattcataataaataataattttatataatatataaatcaaaagaaacattaaaagaaaaaattataatagttttctagatattttttatattcgaattaatcaattatgaaCTCTGTACTGAAAATGCTAGTAATATCTTTTTCAATGTAAACAACTAAATTATATACAAAGAACCTatcatctattttattttagattattgtctttcacaatataaacaactaaaaattaatgcaatcaacatctaatatttttattttatttttatttaaattaaaaatactaaatataaaattataattaataaaataaaaatatttaaatacgatatacatgattaataattttttttatatagataGCAACAGCGATAATAATGATACTTACAAGTGAGTTTCATTGTATCATTTCTTAAATGTTaaactaattttaaaaattgaattgctattaattttattcatttctgACAATCCTGAATATTTAGTGGTAACAATGGAGTACATGATTTTGAATCAAAGTCTTTAGCCTAAATGTAAATGCCAAGATGTCCGCTAGCAAGAAGATAGCTAGCTATGCCAAATCAATACTATCcatgttaaaattttagtacagccatttaatataaaatcaatcaataattaattgaatgatacttattatatttaaatgttaaactatttcatatataattgaTTAAGTGAGaattacttttataatttaatattaaattatcaCTTTTCTATGTTCCACTCTGGCTTTTACTACCACGCCACTCCAAGAACTAATCGAACTATATCCAAttgttaaaaacaaaaaataaaagtaaaaattttgtGCATCGATGTCCAAATACTTTATTATATTCTCTTCTTATTGGGATATAGATTACCAAATATACTTACCTTGATGCGCCTCTCTAGCTTGTAGTAGTATTAATTTAACGCCTAATTATGGAAAAGCTACAagtttttcctttaattttacATTGTTTATCCTCAAAAGCAAGACAAAGTAGCGAAAGAGCCAACTGAAGCTCTCTTTAATTAGTTTgtgaagtaattttttaagGTGAGCAAACCAGAATCCTAAATGGTAATTGAGCAATGCAATGGTTCTTTTCTTAATTAGAATTATAAGTT containing:
- the LOC18607443 gene encoding uncharacterized protein LOC18607443; this translates as MSGDLRRKYIGKALPYVAMMVWLVYLLADWMATLVLSNLHRGDVKLKNELIAFWTPFLLWHLGSPHNITAYSLEDNEIWHRHFLGMVFQVLEAVYIYVRFRSDTDLNLMAVPIFLAGVWKFGERIWALRSASDKQLMNSSAQREQASPEENNIIRFRLFESKINDCFERKGNVSELKLLREAYSPFLIFKPLFLGLSVELSAKFYDDMFFINSKSAVEAFKLVGTELKYLYYLFFTKVPLHHNHQKVSSSLRALCFLSAVSSLIAFSTIVDKSVHSKVDIVITYLLLLGAISLDAYSFIMHLLSIWSMIWLPVPKNTVQKMYSKVVASRWQLVEAKMAIKSVAQHDIIYYYVEANAIKLYDAVRIIDTGNHLQKAWHTKWKPVDCELKQFIYDHLKKERGKLDEKDFGPEDLKKLLNAPFFEDLEEDTTDFSLRIIRWHLATELVYYDDLNKFRRGKLGSFCLIAKSLSDYMMYLVVVRLLMLPKGFSEAINNENYRQAKNLFPEDMTTNMRKIEVRKRFTSSVLGRQSSPTKSNRFDLINGGSSFAEKLQSVVAQERWDHEEKWEMISKVWLGMMLYAASLCSWKEHAQQLRHGGELLTHVALLMAHLGLTTQIRKSKSLDYEDELNPAFPPLFR